The window GGAAATCCGCACGCAGGACCTTCAGGCAATGGTTGGTATCGGCCGCACGCCGGTGCACCAGGCCGTGCGCAGGCTCGCAGCCGAAACGCTTCTGGAAATTCGTCCACGGAACGGCCTTCGCGTCGCGCCCATCGACCTTTCGAGGGAAAAGCGCCTCGCGGAACTCAGGCGCGATCTCGATCGCTTCGTCACCGCGGCCGCCATTCGCAATATGACCTCCAATGATCGGGCCGCTCTTCATCACCTGAAGAGGAAGCTCGAAGCTGAGGGGCCGGCGATGACGGTCGACAGTTTCAATTTCATCGACAAATCGTTCGACGACCTCCTGATCCGAGCGTCGGGTGAGCGATTTCTTGAACGTGTACTGAGCCCGCTCCACGCCATCGGCCGGCGCAACGGCTACCTGCATCTGACCCATATAAGCGGACTCGATGGCCTCTCGCGCACCGTCGAGCGCCATGTCGCCATCATGGAAGCCGTGCTTGCGGGCGACGCGGAGAGGGCCTGCCAGGCATCGGACGAACTGATCCAGTTCGGCATTTCCATGCTCGTCGAGCTCGAGGAACAGATCGATCCGGCCCTGCTGGACATCCGTTTCTCCACCACCCACAGCGTTGCCGGCCCATTCGCGCCGGCCAGGGCCGGGAGTTCTGCGCCACCCGAATAGAACGCCATACCCACAACGGATCATCCAAGGGAGGAAAGATCATGAGACGTTTTCTGTTCAATACCGCAGCCACGCTCGTGGCGGTGCTCGGCCTGGCCGGCGCGGCCGGCGCACAGGAGTATTCGTTCCGGTTCCAATCATCGGACCCGGCCGGCAACCCCAATTTTGAATACCAGAAGGGCTGGACAGACCTGGTTGCCGAGCGCTCCGGAGGCAAGGTCAAAATCGAGCTTCTGCCAGTCGGCTCGATCGTCGAGTACAATGAAACTCTCGACGCCGTGGCAGGTGGCATTCTGGATGGACAGATCTGCGATTCCTCCTATTGGGCCGGCAAGGACCCGGCCTTCGGCCTGATTTCGAATCCCGTTGGCGCCTGGTCGGACCCGTCGCAGATGATCGATTTCGTCGAAAACGGCGGCGGCAAGGAAATCATGCAAGAACTGCTCGGCTCCTATGGCCTGCACTTCATCGGCGTCTCGACCCCGGGCCTTGAAGCCTTCGTCTCCCGCGTGCCGCTTGACGGCGTCGACGACCTCAAAGGGGTCAAGGTGCGCTCGCCCGAGGGCCCAATTGCAAACGTCTTCGCCGCAGCCGGCGCGGCCCCAGTCAACCTGCCTGCCTCCGAGGTTTACACATCGATCGACAAAGGCGTGGTGGACGCGGCCGACTATTCCGTGTTTTCCGTCAACCAGCAGCAGGGCTTGAACAAGGCGGCGCCGCACCCGGTCTATCCCGGCTTTCACTCCTTGCCGCTCGTCGAAGTGTCGATGAACAAGGCGAAATGGGACGAATTGCCCGACGACATCAAGAAGATGCTCGAGGAAACGGTCAAGGAATTCCAGCAAACCCAGATCGAGGGGTTGAAGAAGGCTGATCAGGCCGCACTTGAGGAAGCGAAGGCTGATGGATCCATAACCGTGCACGACTGGTCAGCCGAGGAGCGGGCGAAGTTCCGCAAGATCGCCGTTGCGGAATGGGAGCGGGTGGCCAAGAGTTCGCCGATGGCGCAGAAGGTCTTTGATACCCTGACCGGCTATCTGAAAGAAAACGGCCTGCTTTAATCCGAATACCGGGCGGCCCGCCGAATGGGCCGCCCTCCTCCTTGATATGGCTAGGGAGAGAGGCCATGAGCGATCACGCCCGTACGAGGGAATTGATAGATCTGGCGGCGACAAGTGAAGGCATCGGCGCTCCGGCTCCCGAAGCCGGTCTTATGGGTCGAATGGTGGATAAGACCGGGTATATTTTCGCAGCCGGCATCGTTGCAGCCGCGCTCATCCTCCTGATGGAGGTTTTTCTACGCTATGTCCTCAACAGTCCGACGATATGGGCACATGAGACGACGGTCTTCCTTTGCGGGTCCGCTTTTGTTTTCGGAGGGCTCTATTGTACCTGCCGAGACAGCCATATCCGCGTGGTTCTCATATATGACCACTTGTCTTCACGTGCGAGACGGATCGCTGATGTCGCGATCTCCGTGGTTTGCGCGCTCGCAAGCGGCTTTTTCGCCTATGCCGCCTACCACATGGTGACGCGCGCGGTCTTCGCCCCATCCGGCGAGATACGCCTCGAAACGACGGGGAGCGCCTGGAGCGCACCGACCCCTGCCCTGATCAAGATCTTCATTTTCATCACGATGATCTTGCTGGTCCTGCAATTCTTGATCCTGGCCTTCAATTACGCACGCAGCGGTCAGGGAGATTAGCCCATGACAGATTTTCTCGACTTCGGCCTCAACCTTCAGGCGCTCGGGATTGGTTGGGGCACGATCGTGATGTTCGTGCTCATGGTCGGCTTGCTTTTGACCGGCATGCCGCTGGCCTTTGTGACATTGCTTGTGGCGCTCATCTTTGCCCTCGGCTGGTTCGGCCCGATGTCGATCCCGCTGATCACCAGCCGCGTCTATTCTTTCGTCATGAACTTCGTGTTCGTCTCCGTGCCGATGTTCGTGCTGATGGCGGCGATCCTCGATCGTTCCGGTATCGCGCGCGATCTGTTCGACGCGATGAAGCTCTTCGCCGGCCGTATCCGCGGCGGTGTCGCCGTACAGACCGTTTTCGTCTCGGTCATTCTCGCCGCCATGAGCGGCATCATTGGCGGTGAGATCGTCCTGCTCGGCCTCATCGCCCTGCCCCAGATGCTGCGCCTCGGCTACGACCGGAGCCTGGCGATCGGCGTCGTCTGTGCCGGCGGGTCGCTCGGGACGATGATCCCGCCGTCGATCGTTCTGATTATCTACGGCCTGACCGCCAACGTCTCGATCGGAGAGCTGTTCACGGCCGCGTTCATCCCCGGCTTCATGCTGGCCATGTTCTATGTCGTCTACATCCTGGCGCGCGCCTATTTCACGCCTCATGTGGCGCCGCCAGCCGACGCGACGCCGATCCCAACTGCCGAAAAGATCCGCCTTCTCAAGGGATTGGCCTTGCCGATCCTCGTGGTCTTCATCGTGCTCGGCTCGATCTATGGCGGCATCGCCTCGGTAACCGAAGCCTCCGCCATCGGCGTCGGCGGCGTGGTGCTGTCAACAATCCTGCGCGGGGAGTTCTCCTACGCGCTGCTGCGCGGCGCGGCGATGCAGACATTGGCGACCGTCGGCATGATCGTCTGGATCGGCATCGGTGCGACGGCGATTGTCGGTGTCTACAATCTCATGGGCGGGGTCAACTTCGTATCCGGCCTCATCACCGGCATCTCCGACAACCCAACGGTCATCATTCTCTTCATGATGGTC is drawn from Sinorhizobium sojae CCBAU 05684 and contains these coding sequences:
- a CDS encoding GntR family transcriptional regulator, producing MQGRPLKERGKAAKPSATSEAESTWPIEHGRDLTALAYERIEALFVSMRIVPGAEIRTQDLQAMVGIGRTPVHQAVRRLAAETLLEIRPRNGLRVAPIDLSREKRLAELRRDLDRFVTAAAIRNMTSNDRAALHHLKRKLEAEGPAMTVDSFNFIDKSFDDLLIRASGERFLERVLSPLHAIGRRNGYLHLTHISGLDGLSRTVERHVAIMEAVLAGDAERACQASDELIQFGISMLVELEEQIDPALLDIRFSTTHSVAGPFAPARAGSSAPPE
- a CDS encoding TRAP transporter substrate-binding protein encodes the protein MRRFLFNTAATLVAVLGLAGAAGAQEYSFRFQSSDPAGNPNFEYQKGWTDLVAERSGGKVKIELLPVGSIVEYNETLDAVAGGILDGQICDSSYWAGKDPAFGLISNPVGAWSDPSQMIDFVENGGGKEIMQELLGSYGLHFIGVSTPGLEAFVSRVPLDGVDDLKGVKVRSPEGPIANVFAAAGAAPVNLPASEVYTSIDKGVVDAADYSVFSVNQQQGLNKAAPHPVYPGFHSLPLVEVSMNKAKWDELPDDIKKMLEETVKEFQQTQIEGLKKADQAALEEAKADGSITVHDWSAEERAKFRKIAVAEWERVAKSSPMAQKVFDTLTGYLKENGLL
- a CDS encoding TRAP transporter small permease subunit, which produces MSDHARTRELIDLAATSEGIGAPAPEAGLMGRMVDKTGYIFAAGIVAAALILLMEVFLRYVLNSPTIWAHETTVFLCGSAFVFGGLYCTCRDSHIRVVLIYDHLSSRARRIADVAISVVCALASGFFAYAAYHMVTRAVFAPSGEIRLETTGSAWSAPTPALIKIFIFITMILLVLQFLILAFNYARSGQGD
- a CDS encoding TRAP transporter large permease, with amino-acid sequence MTDFLDFGLNLQALGIGWGTIVMFVLMVGLLLTGMPLAFVTLLVALIFALGWFGPMSIPLITSRVYSFVMNFVFVSVPMFVLMAAILDRSGIARDLFDAMKLFAGRIRGGVAVQTVFVSVILAAMSGIIGGEIVLLGLIALPQMLRLGYDRSLAIGVVCAGGSLGTMIPPSIVLIIYGLTANVSIGELFTAAFIPGFMLAMFYVVYILARAYFTPHVAPPADATPIPTAEKIRLLKGLALPILVVFIVLGSIYGGIASVTEASAIGVGGVVLSTILRGEFSYALLRGAAMQTLATVGMIVWIGIGATAIVGVYNLMGGVNFVSGLITGISDNPTVIILFMMVILFVLGAFLDWVGIALLTMPIFVPIIKSLGMDPVWFGVLFCMNMQVSFLSPPFGPAAFYLKSVAPPGITLGVIFKSLLPFIMLQMLAIAVLIAFPGITGR